One Bradyrhizobium sp. ISRA464 genomic window carries:
- a CDS encoding cytochrome c translates to MTAAILAAVATASIVQIAAAAQQPSAIDLQGQVDQGKVTYAKNCSHCHGPNMVNSGTITPDLRTFPDDKTRFVTTVKQGKNGRMPPWADILTDQEIADVWAFVSSRRSP, encoded by the coding sequence TTGACGGCGGCGATCCTCGCCGCCGTCGCGACGGCCTCGATCGTGCAGATTGCGGCTGCCGCCCAGCAACCCAGTGCAATTGACCTTCAGGGTCAGGTCGACCAGGGCAAGGTGACCTACGCGAAGAACTGCTCGCATTGCCATGGGCCCAACATGGTCAACTCCGGAACCATCACACCGGACCTGCGGACCTTCCCCGACGACAAAACGCGCTTCGTGACGACCGTGAAGCAGGGAAAGAACGGCAGGATGCCGCCCTGGGCGGATATTCTGACTGACCAGGAGATCGCCGACGTCTGGGCCTTCGTGTCGAGTCGGAGGAGCCCATGA
- a CDS encoding transporter substrate-binding domain-containing protein, protein MRAFLAGSVTALLLAMAAAAAVRAAAEPLKVCLDEDLPPLSAHHRGKPDSGFDVALAQVIAERLGRPLKIQWFESKLDEDSSPSLEANALLSDSRCSLVGGYALTRDSLVVPGVKTAKLPDFDGATRDDHRRRIPIGVLVPSQPYIYSPMTVVLGPKARDHKIAGIGDLAGLRIGIESGTLGDAILMTFDKGKLIDDVTHLVPGRSDLLGSIERGEFDATLLDLRRFDAYRANHPDTKIATSGYYYPIGANRGYVALDSDRALLDAVNKALSELQSAGKIVELGQTAGLTYLAPREPIILGDVWLKILNR, encoded by the coding sequence ATGAGGGCCTTCCTTGCGGGCTCGGTGACCGCCCTCCTCCTTGCAATGGCGGCGGCGGCCGCGGTGCGGGCCGCCGCCGAGCCGCTGAAGGTGTGCCTCGATGAGGATCTTCCGCCCCTCTCCGCGCATCATCGCGGCAAGCCCGACTCAGGCTTCGACGTGGCGCTCGCGCAAGTGATCGCCGAACGGCTTGGGCGGCCGCTGAAGATCCAGTGGTTCGAGAGCAAGCTCGACGAGGACTCGAGCCCCTCTCTCGAGGCCAACGCGCTGCTGTCGGACAGCCGCTGCTCGCTGGTCGGTGGCTACGCGCTGACCAGGGACTCCCTCGTCGTGCCCGGCGTCAAGACGGCAAAGCTGCCCGACTTCGACGGCGCGACACGTGACGATCATCGACGACGCATCCCGATCGGTGTGCTGGTGCCGAGCCAGCCCTACATCTATTCGCCGATGACGGTCGTGCTCGGCCCCAAGGCCAGAGATCACAAGATCGCCGGCATCGGCGATCTCGCGGGCCTCCGGATCGGAATCGAGAGCGGCACGCTGGGCGATGCCATCCTGATGACGTTCGACAAGGGCAAGCTGATCGACGACGTCACCCATCTCGTCCCGGGCCGCAGCGATCTGCTCGGCTCGATCGAACGCGGCGAGTTCGATGCGACGCTGCTCGACCTGCGCCGGTTCGATGCCTATCGCGCAAACCATCCCGACACCAAGATCGCTACGTCCGGCTACTACTATCCGATCGGCGCCAACCGCGGCTACGTCGCGCTCGACAGCGATAGGGCGCTGCTGGACGCGGTGAACAAGGCACTCTCGGAGTTGCAGTCCGCCGGCAAGATCGTTGAGCTGGGCCAGACGGCCGGCCTCACCTACCTCGCCCCGCGCGAGCCGATCATCCTGGGCGACGTCTGGCTGAAGATCCTGAACCGGTAA
- a CDS encoding IS630 family transposase (programmed frameshift), translating to MTRPYSEDIRERALARADAGETVRSIAEALQISPSCVTKWKNLRRDTGSLSPGKIGGHKKRVLSDANADWLRKRIRSGPFTLRKLTQELAARGIKTDVRAVWTFVHTEGLSFKKTLLPAEQDRPDVARKRTRWKAHQGRIDVARLVFIDETWIKTNMAPLRGWGPCGQRLQASAPFGHWKTMTFIAALRHDRISAPWVIDGPINGEFFTLYVEKVLAPTLAPGEIVILDNLGSHKGKAARQAIRARGAHRIFLPPYSPDLNPIEQVFAKLKHLMRAAEPRDVEATWRKAGELLDLFSKEECTNYFKNSGYVSV from the exons ATGACGCGACCTTATTCGGAAGACATCCGCGAGCGGGCCTTGGCGCGAGCTGACGCGGGGGAGACAGTTCGTTCGATTGCAGAGGCGCTACAGATCAGTCCCTCCTGTGTGACGAAGTGGAAGAATCTGAGGCGGGATACCGGTAGCCTGTCGCCTGGCAAGATCGGCGGCCACAAGAAGCGGGTTCTATCGGATGCCAACGCCGACTGGCTGCGCAAACGCATTCGCTCGGGGCCATTCACCTTGCGCAAGCTGACACAGGAGCTGGCTGCACGCGGGATCAAGACAGACGTGCGGGCGGTGTGGACTTTTGTTCACACCGAGGGGCTCAGCTTC AAAAAAACGCTTCTACCAGCCGAGCAGGATCGCCCCGACGTCGCCCGTAAGCGGACCCGCTGGAAAGCACATCAAGGCAGGATCGACGTAGCGCGGTTGGTTTTTATCGACGAGACGTGGATCAAAACCAATATGGCGCCGCTGCGCGGCTGGGGGCCCTGTGGGCAGCGCCTCCAAGCATCTGCGCCTTTCGGTCATTGGAAGACCATGACCTTCATCGCGGCGCTGCGTCACGATCGGATCAGCGCGCCTTGGGTGATCGATGGTCCCATCAATGGTGAGTTCTTCACGCTGTACGTCGAGAAGGTGTTGGCACCCACCCTCGCACCGGGCGAGATCGTCATCCTCGACAATCTTGGCAGCCATAAGGGCAAAGCGGCTCGCCAAGCCATCCGCGCCAGAGGCGCCCACCGCATCTTCCTCCCGCCCTATAGCCCTGACCTCAATCCGATCGAGCAGGTCTTCGCCAAACTCAAACACCTCATGCGAGCTGCAGAGCCTCGTGACGTGGAGGCAACCTGGCGAAAGGCCGGTGAACTCCTCGATCTCTTCTCCAAGGAGGAGTGCACCAACTACTTCAAAAACTCAGGTTACGTTTCCGTATAA
- the bioB gene encoding biotin synthase BioB encodes MTKTAGAKQGTGNHPEPVRNDWTRAEAEILYDLPFSDLMFRAQTVHRANFDPNHVETASLLSIKTGGCPEDCGYCSQSAHYDTGLKATRLMDKADVIATAKRAKDAGAERFCMAAAWRNPKDRDLDQVCEMVSAVKGLGMETCVTLGMLTPAQASRLRDAGLDFYNHNVDTSPEHYDRIITTRTLQDRIDTLSHVREAGIKVCCGGIIGMGEQVTDRLGMLVLLANLPTHPESVPINLWNEVKGVPVNATAERPDPIALVRLVAVARIMMPQSVVRLSAGRQYMTDELQALCFLAGANSIFIGDVLLTTRNPQRDRDAELLDRLGINSGLERRTQVVPTEQSTRVAQVG; translated from the coding sequence ATGACCAAGACCGCAGGCGCAAAACAGGGCACGGGGAATCATCCCGAGCCCGTCCGCAACGACTGGACCCGCGCCGAGGCCGAAATCCTCTACGACCTGCCGTTCTCCGACCTGATGTTTCGCGCGCAAACGGTCCATCGTGCCAACTTCGATCCGAACCATGTCGAGACCGCGAGCCTTCTCAGCATCAAGACCGGCGGCTGCCCGGAGGATTGCGGCTATTGCTCGCAGAGCGCCCATTACGACACCGGCCTGAAGGCGACGCGCCTGATGGACAAGGCGGACGTGATCGCGACCGCGAAGCGTGCCAAGGATGCCGGCGCGGAGCGCTTCTGCATGGCTGCGGCGTGGCGCAATCCGAAGGATCGCGATCTCGACCAGGTCTGCGAGATGGTCAGCGCTGTCAAGGGCCTCGGCATGGAGACCTGCGTCACGCTGGGCATGCTGACGCCTGCGCAGGCCAGCCGGCTCCGCGATGCCGGGCTCGATTTCTATAATCACAACGTCGACACCTCCCCGGAGCATTACGACCGGATCATCACCACGCGGACGTTGCAGGACCGGATCGATACGCTCAGCCACGTGCGCGAGGCCGGCATCAAGGTCTGTTGCGGCGGCATCATCGGCATGGGTGAACAGGTCACTGACCGGCTCGGCATGCTCGTGCTGCTCGCCAATCTGCCCACCCATCCGGAGAGCGTTCCGATCAATCTCTGGAACGAGGTCAAGGGCGTGCCGGTCAACGCCACCGCGGAGCGGCCGGATCCAATCGCCCTTGTGCGCCTCGTCGCGGTTGCCCGCATCATGATGCCGCAGAGCGTGGTGCGGCTGTCTGCCGGACGGCAATACATGACCGACGAGTTGCAGGCGCTCTGCTTTCTCGCCGGCGCCAATTCGATCTTCATCGGTGACGTGCTTCTGACCACGCGCAATCCGCAGCGTGACCGGGACGCCGAGCTGCTCGATCGGCTCGGCATCAACTCCGGGCTGGAGCGGAGGACGCAGGTGGTGCCGACTGAGCAGTCAACGCGGGTCGCTCAAGTGGGGTGA
- a CDS encoding TIGR00366 family protein, with the protein MTNATHDQTMSLQKPVADNIMARFSQALVSFAERWFPDAYVFVLIAVIAVAVGAILHGGSPLAVSRAFGDGFWNLIPFTMQMALVAIGGYVVAMSPPVAALLARLASLPKTGRGAVVFVGMLSIFLSLLNWGLSLIFSGLLVREIARRSDIRLDYRAAGAAGYLGLGCGFTLGITSSAAQLQANAGSIPASLLPITGVIGFSETILTWQNMVTVVAVTVISAVICYFTTPAPEQAKTAEDLGVALGDDRIEAKKPARPGDWLEFSPILTILIAVLACGWMWQTFQSGNPLITLSGLNTYNFVFLILGIVLHWRPRSLIESFSKAMPSVSGVLLQFPFYAGIAQILTKVPNSHGTTLSDTIAHWFVGASSNSTVFSFLVGIYSALLGFFVPSAGGKWIIEAPYIMKAANDIGAHLGWTVMVYNIAETLPNFINPFWMLPLLGILGLKSKDLIGYTSVQFFIHFPIVMLLAAILMATFAYHPPIVP; encoded by the coding sequence ATGACGAATGCAACGCACGATCAGACCATGAGCCTGCAAAAACCGGTTGCTGATAACATCATGGCGCGATTTTCGCAGGCCCTGGTGTCTTTTGCGGAGCGCTGGTTTCCGGATGCCTATGTCTTCGTATTGATCGCTGTGATTGCGGTTGCCGTTGGCGCGATCCTGCATGGCGGCTCGCCGCTTGCGGTCAGCCGTGCATTTGGCGACGGGTTCTGGAATCTGATCCCCTTCACCATGCAGATGGCCCTGGTCGCCATCGGGGGGTATGTCGTCGCGATGTCGCCACCGGTGGCCGCGCTTCTTGCGCGTCTCGCAAGCCTGCCGAAGACCGGCCGCGGCGCGGTGGTCTTCGTCGGCATGCTCAGCATCTTCCTGTCGCTGTTGAACTGGGGCCTGAGCCTGATCTTCTCCGGTCTGCTCGTGCGCGAGATCGCGCGACGCTCGGACATCCGGCTCGACTACCGTGCGGCCGGAGCCGCCGGCTATCTCGGGCTCGGCTGCGGCTTCACCCTCGGCATCACGTCGTCGGCCGCGCAGCTCCAGGCCAATGCCGGCAGCATTCCTGCGTCTCTTCTGCCGATCACCGGCGTCATCGGATTCTCCGAAACCATCCTGACCTGGCAGAACATGGTCACCGTCGTGGCGGTGACGGTGATTTCGGCGGTGATCTGCTATTTCACGACGCCGGCGCCTGAACAGGCAAAGACCGCGGAGGATCTCGGCGTCGCTCTCGGAGACGATCGCATCGAAGCGAAGAAACCGGCCCGCCCCGGCGACTGGCTGGAGTTCAGCCCGATCCTGACGATCCTGATTGCCGTTCTCGCCTGCGGCTGGATGTGGCAGACGTTTCAGTCCGGCAATCCGCTGATCACGTTGTCGGGGCTGAACACCTACAATTTCGTCTTCCTCATCCTCGGCATCGTGCTGCACTGGCGTCCGCGCAGCCTGATCGAGTCGTTCTCCAAGGCCATGCCAAGCGTCTCGGGCGTGCTGCTGCAGTTCCCGTTCTATGCCGGCATCGCGCAGATCCTGACCAAGGTGCCGAACAGCCATGGCACGACGTTGTCCGACACCATCGCGCATTGGTTCGTCGGCGCCTCCAGCAACTCCACCGTATTCTCGTTCCTGGTCGGAATCTATTCGGCGCTGCTCGGCTTCTTCGTGCCCTCGGCCGGCGGGAAGTGGATCATCGAGGCGCCCTACATCATGAAGGCGGCCAACGATATCGGCGCGCATCTGGGCTGGACGGTGATGGTCTACAACATCGCCGAGACGTTGCCGAACTTCATCAACCCGTTCTGGATGCTGCCGCTGCTCGGTATTCTCGGCCTGAAGTCGAAGGATCTGATCGGCTATACGTCGGTGCAGTTCTTCATCCACTTCCCGATCGTGATGCTGCTGGCCGCGATCCTGATGGCCACCTTCGCCTACCACCCGCCGATCGTGCCCTAA
- a CDS encoding molybdopterin-dependent oxidoreductase — translation MCRSRCGALSVVEDGRLVGVEVLSNHPTGGALCAKGRAAPEIVASPRRLTVPLKRTNPRDAADPGWVEVSWDQALTEIAGRLGTIRAQSGAEAVAFGVTTPSGTPMVDSFEWVKRFIRGFGSPNLIYAVEICGWHKDYAHALTFGLGIGFPDYDNADAIVLWGHNPARTWLAQATRIADARRRGAKVVVVDPKPNGSGEQADLWLRIRPGADAALALGAIRHLIATCAYDAEFVNGWTNGPLLVDRATGRFLHADALWSDGAPDNFVRLDAAGSPVPCDTRYAPETGGQLRGTLSIRGRDGRLISAATAYELLAARVADYTPERVAALTWLPIDDIEAFNALFAGRPRLAYHSWTGVGQHTNATGIERAIATLYALTGACDRPGGNRWPVPPPTRALNDYNILPPEQQAKALGLAELPLGPPAKGWITARDFSRAALDGEPYRVRALVAFGTNFVVSQGHSERNREALNALEFQVHIDMFMNPTAESADFVLPASTPWERDALKIGFEITQEAVETVQFRPRMVEPVGDVKADYEIAAALALKLGMDELFFGGDIKAGWNYQLAPLGIGVDDLRGHPEGRRFPQSVRDEKYAAARDDGTVTGFATPTRRVELYSELMLGHGYDPLPDHVEPAGSPFAAADEHYPLVLTTAKSGWFVHTSYRHIASLRRKSPDPAVEISPQLAARRGLVEGDWAVVQTRGGAVRLKVRLNAALDERVVVAEFGWWEDCPPLGRDRSAAAGTGTRNINAVLHDDARDPVSGSVPLRATVCDIRRDAIASRGVWSGQRRFVVGGRRTEAGNVVAFDLLPHDNGPLPDFLPGQHVMTSLPGSREGRAYSLTGPGDTPGVLSIAVKGRFVDETRSSDAPFFMPDRLHGLAVGDEIVLKPPAGIFTPPLKGPRPLVFLAAGIGITPFMSHLETLQRVARQDRVPEILLLHGCRSSREHPFAQRLAELEDATPELKRVTFYSAPLAQDHVDCGPLRTGRLDLELVKPLSARRPLVYICGSPEFVTAQIEAVAALGVPRFDIFAESFVSPPVVPSDLVPRTIRIAHSEQSFSWGPEQGTLLDAANAVGVALPSGCRVGQCESCAVQVVDGDFTHLGPVDGSERQCLACQAVPLTDLTLAL, via the coding sequence ATTTGTCGCTCGCGCTGCGGTGCCCTCAGCGTCGTCGAGGACGGGCGCCTTGTCGGTGTAGAGGTATTAAGTAACCATCCGACCGGAGGCGCGCTCTGCGCAAAGGGGCGTGCGGCGCCGGAAATCGTGGCGAGCCCGCGGCGCCTGACAGTCCCGCTCAAGCGCACCAACCCGCGCGATGCAGCCGACCCCGGCTGGGTCGAGGTGTCCTGGGACCAGGCGCTGACCGAGATCGCTGGGCGGCTCGGCACCATCCGTGCCCAGAGCGGCGCCGAAGCGGTCGCCTTTGGCGTCACCACGCCGAGCGGCACGCCGATGGTGGACAGCTTCGAGTGGGTCAAGCGCTTCATCCGCGGCTTCGGCAGTCCCAACCTGATCTACGCGGTCGAGATCTGCGGCTGGCACAAGGATTATGCCCATGCCCTGACCTTCGGCCTGGGCATCGGCTTCCCCGATTACGACAATGCGGATGCGATCGTGCTGTGGGGCCACAATCCGGCCCGCACCTGGCTCGCCCAGGCGACGCGGATCGCCGACGCGCGGCGACGCGGCGCAAAGGTCGTGGTCGTCGATCCCAAGCCGAACGGGTCGGGCGAGCAGGCGGATCTCTGGCTGCGCATCCGCCCGGGCGCCGATGCCGCATTGGCGCTGGGCGCGATCCGTCACCTCATCGCGACCTGCGCTTACGACGCGGAATTCGTCAACGGATGGACCAACGGGCCTCTGCTGGTTGATCGCGCGACCGGACGCTTTCTCCACGCCGACGCGCTGTGGTCGGATGGCGCGCCGGACAACTTCGTTCGCCTGGATGCGGCGGGCTCACCTGTGCCCTGCGATACCCGTTACGCGCCGGAGACCGGCGGTCAACTGCGCGGAACATTGTCTATCCGCGGGCGCGACGGCCGCCTGATCTCGGCAGCGACGGCGTACGAACTGCTGGCCGCGCGGGTCGCCGATTACACGCCTGAGCGTGTGGCAGCGCTGACCTGGCTTCCTATCGATGACATCGAAGCGTTCAACGCGCTGTTCGCTGGTCGACCACGGCTCGCCTACCACTCCTGGACCGGCGTCGGCCAGCACACCAACGCGACCGGGATCGAGCGCGCGATCGCGACGCTCTATGCATTGACGGGCGCCTGCGATCGGCCGGGCGGCAATCGCTGGCCGGTCCCGCCGCCGACCCGCGCGCTCAACGACTACAACATCCTGCCGCCGGAGCAGCAGGCCAAGGCGCTTGGCCTTGCCGAACTGCCGCTCGGCCCGCCGGCCAAAGGATGGATCACGGCGCGGGATTTCAGCAGGGCCGCGCTCGATGGCGAGCCTTACCGGGTGCGCGCGCTGGTCGCCTTCGGCACCAATTTCGTCGTCTCGCAGGGGCATTCGGAACGAAACCGCGAAGCGCTGAACGCGCTCGAATTCCAGGTTCATATCGACATGTTCATGAACCCGACCGCGGAGAGCGCCGATTTCGTTCTGCCGGCGAGCACGCCGTGGGAGCGCGATGCGCTCAAGATCGGCTTCGAAATCACGCAGGAGGCGGTCGAAACCGTGCAATTTCGCCCGCGCATGGTCGAACCGGTCGGCGACGTGAAGGCCGACTACGAGATCGCAGCGGCGCTCGCGCTGAAGCTAGGGATGGATGAGCTGTTCTTCGGAGGCGATATCAAGGCCGGCTGGAATTACCAGTTGGCGCCGCTTGGGATCGGCGTCGACGACTTGCGCGGCCATCCCGAGGGACGCCGCTTCCCGCAGAGCGTCCGCGACGAGAAATACGCCGCGGCGCGGGACGATGGGACCGTGACGGGCTTTGCAACGCCGACACGCCGCGTCGAGCTCTATTCGGAGCTCATGCTCGGGCACGGCTATGATCCCTTGCCCGATCATGTCGAACCCGCCGGCAGCCCGTTCGCGGCGGCGGACGAACACTATCCGCTCGTGCTCACCACGGCCAAGAGCGGATGGTTCGTTCACACGTCATATCGGCACATCGCCTCGCTGCGGCGAAAGTCACCCGATCCCGCCGTCGAGATCAGTCCGCAGCTCGCCGCGCGGCGCGGGCTTGTCGAGGGCGATTGGGCCGTGGTGCAGACGCGCGGCGGCGCCGTGCGCCTGAAGGTGCGTCTCAATGCGGCGCTCGACGAGCGCGTGGTCGTTGCCGAATTCGGCTGGTGGGAGGACTGTCCGCCGCTTGGCCGCGATCGCTCCGCGGCGGCCGGCACTGGCACGCGCAACATCAACGCCGTGCTGCACGACGATGCGCGCGATCCCGTCAGCGGCTCCGTTCCGCTGCGCGCGACGGTCTGCGACATCAGGCGCGACGCAATCGCAAGCCGCGGCGTGTGGAGCGGCCAACGGCGGTTCGTGGTCGGCGGCCGGCGCACTGAAGCCGGCAATGTTGTGGCGTTTGACCTGTTGCCGCATGACAACGGTCCGTTGCCGGATTTCTTGCCCGGCCAGCACGTCATGACATCGCTGCCCGGTTCTCGGGAGGGGCGTGCCTATTCCCTGACCGGGCCAGGCGACACGCCCGGCGTCCTTTCGATCGCGGTGAAAGGGCGCTTCGTTGACGAAACGCGCAGCAGCGACGCGCCGTTCTTCATGCCGGATCGCCTGCATGGTCTCGCCGTCGGCGACGAAATCGTGTTGAAGCCGCCGGCTGGCATCTTCACACCGCCCTTGAAGGGGCCGCGGCCTCTTGTCTTCCTCGCGGCGGGGATCGGCATCACGCCGTTCATGAGCCATCTCGAGACGCTGCAGCGCGTTGCGCGGCAGGACCGCGTTCCCGAGATCCTGCTGCTCCACGGCTGTCGCTCCAGCCGCGAGCATCCCTTCGCACAACGGCTTGCCGAGCTGGAGGATGCCACGCCGGAGCTGAAGCGGGTGACGTTCTATTCCGCGCCGCTTGCGCAGGATCACGTTGATTGCGGTCCGTTGCGCACAGGTCGTCTTGATCTTGAGCTGGTCAAGCCGCTGTCGGCGCGGCGTCCGCTTGTCTACATCTGCGGCTCGCCGGAGTTCGTTACGGCTCAGATCGAGGCAGTGGCTGCGCTCGGCGTGCCGCGCTTCGACATCTTCGCCGAGAGTTTCGTGTCGCCGCCGGTTGTCCCGAGCGATCTTGTCCCGCGCACCATCCGGATCGCCCACAGCGAGCAGAGCTTTTCCTGGGGGCCGGAGCAGGGGACGCTGCTCGACGCCGCGAATGCGGTCGGCGTCGCGCTGCCAAGCGGCTGCCGCGTCGGTCAATGCGAGAGCTGCGCGGTGCAGGTCGTCGACGGAGACTTCACGCACCTCGGTCCCGTCGATGGAAGCGAGAGGCAATGCCTTGCCTGCCAGGCGGTGCCCTTAACCGATCTCACGCTCGCGCTTTGA
- a CDS encoding GntR family transcriptional regulator, which yields MLQRVRAEIISGQSAPGTMYSVPSLAASLGVSSTPVREALLELSRGGLVEPMRNRGFKVVEPTLTELRNLFDMREVLELHAAALVAANPPQDLPAVREWADQIAKAVATDDVQLYLEADRNYHREFIAAAGNDLLTEMVMGLRDKMRLYGISSRAGLERQQASVPEHYRLIELALAGETEALTTLLRSHIRSWEPIFVDALLRSKEYAREPLLRQARS from the coding sequence GTGCTGCAGCGCGTGCGCGCCGAGATCATTTCCGGGCAAAGTGCGCCCGGCACGATGTATTCGGTCCCTAGCTTGGCGGCGAGCCTCGGCGTCTCCTCGACGCCAGTGCGGGAGGCGCTGCTGGAGCTCAGCCGGGGCGGGCTGGTCGAGCCGATGCGCAATCGCGGCTTCAAGGTCGTGGAGCCGACGCTGACCGAGTTGCGCAACCTCTTCGACATGCGCGAGGTGCTGGAGCTGCACGCGGCCGCGCTGGTCGCCGCCAATCCCCCGCAGGATCTACCCGCGGTGCGTGAGTGGGCCGACCAGATCGCGAAGGCCGTCGCGACCGACGACGTCCAGCTCTATCTGGAAGCCGACCGAAACTATCATCGCGAGTTCATTGCGGCCGCCGGCAACGACTTGCTGACCGAGATGGTGATGGGCCTGCGCGACAAGATGCGGCTCTACGGCATCAGCTCGCGCGCCGGCCTGGAGCGGCAGCAGGCGTCGGTCCCCGAGCACTATCGGCTGATTGAGCTCGCCCTTGCCGGCGAGACCGAGGCGCTGACGACCCTGCTGAGGAGCCACATCCGGTCCTGGGAGCCGATCTTCGTCGACGCGCTGCTGCGTTCGAAGGAATACGCCCGCGAACCGCTGTTGAGACAGGCGCGCAGCTGA
- a CDS encoding excisionase, with translation MTIDWTDDTPLRLKDAAALAFPNGGMTAAGLRREAEKGRLVMERIAGKDYVSLKAIAEMREKCRVKPKPHPMDGWKAPQPEPPLPFGLTGERIANMALDKALANLTTKRREFVEQERAEREKRRLKKAGRPSR, from the coding sequence ATGACCATCGACTGGACCGACGACACTCCGCTGCGACTTAAGGACGCCGCGGCCTTGGCGTTCCCGAATGGCGGAATGACTGCCGCTGGCTTGAGACGCGAGGCCGAAAAAGGTCGCCTGGTTATGGAGCGAATTGCCGGCAAGGACTACGTTTCCCTAAAAGCAATTGCCGAGATGCGCGAGAAGTGTCGCGTGAAACCCAAGCCGCATCCAATGGATGGTTGGAAGGCGCCTCAACCAGAGCCGCCGTTGCCGTTTGGACTGACCGGGGAGCGAATTGCCAACATGGCTCTGGACAAGGCACTGGCCAATTTGACGACCAAGAGACGCGAGTTTGTGGAGCAAGAACGAGCCGAAAGAGAGAAAAGACGGCTCAAGAAAGCCGGCCGTCCTTCGCGATGA